From Solanum stenotomum isolate F172 chromosome 2, ASM1918654v1, whole genome shotgun sequence:
ATTTTCGACTTAAGGCATCGGCAACCACATTGGCTTTACCTGGATGATAATCAATTGTGCAGTCATAATCCTTAATGAGTTCAAGCCATCTACGTTGTCGAAGGTTTAGCTCCTTCTGAGTACCCAAGTACtttaagctcttgtgatcagtaaatatatgacatttctctccatacaaataatgccgccatatttttaaagcaaacactatagcagcaagttcaagatcatgggtaggataattcaattcatgcggTTTTAATTTTCGAGAGGCATAAGAAATAACCTTCCCTTCTTGCATCAAAACGCATCCGAGACCATTGTGAGAAGCATCGCTGTATACTACATATTCTTTCCCTTCAATTGGTAGAGTAAGTATAGGCGCTTGAGTCAACAAGGATTTGAGAGTTTCAAAGCTCTCTTGGCATTTGTCATCCCAAATAAACTTTACTTCCTTTTGCAAAAGTTTAGTCAAAGGAGAGGCGATAATGGAAAAGCCTTTCACAAATCTTCTGTAGTATCCTGCTAAGCCTAAGAAACTTCTTACCTCGGTTGGACTTTTGGGAGGTCTCCATTCAACAACTGCTTGTATCTTACTAGGATCCACCTTCACGCCTTCAGCTGATACAACATGTCCTAGAAATGTCACTtcatcaagccaaaattcacacttggaaagtttagcataaagttccttctccttcaaaatttgcaaaataatccggaggtgtttatcatggtcttcactacttctggaaaatattaaaatatcatctataaaaacaaccacaaactgatcaagataaggcttgaatactcgattcattagatccatgaataccgcaggagcatttgtcaatccgaatggcatcaccaaaaattcataatgcccataccgagttctaaaaGCAGTTTTAGGAATATCTTCCGCTCTAACACGCAGTTGGTGAtatccagaccttaaatcaatctttgagaatactttagcacccttcagttggtcaaacaaatcatcgatCCTTGGTAGCAGATATCTATTTTTGATTGTTATTCTGTTCAATTGTCTATAGTCGATGCAAAGCCTAAGAGTGCCATCTTTCTTCTTGACGAACAAAACAGGGGCTCCCCAAGGAGAAACactaggtcgaataaaacctttctcaagaagttcttgcaattgagctttcaattctcttaattctgccggagccattctataaggagtgaTAGAAATAGGGGTAGATCCAGGAATAAGCTCGATTGGAAATTCAACCTCTCTTTCCGGGGGCAATCCAGGAAGGTTTCCTGGGAAAACTTCTGGAAAATCACATACAGCAGGTATGTCCTTGATACAAGGACTCTCCAACCGTGTATCAACTATGTGAGCAAGGTATGCCCCACATCCTTGACGCATCAATTTTCTTGCCAAGGCCGCAGAAATAATACTAGCTGTCAATGATCTTTCACCTTGTACAATGATATGTGAAAATGTCGGATCTTTAAAGGTCACATGCTTTGATCTACAATCTACCACTGCATGATATttatgaagccaatccatcccgataataacatcaaaatccttgaagggCATTTCAATCAAATCAGCAGGGAAGACCAGGCTTTGAATCACGaagggacaatcacgataaattCGATTACACACAACCTGATAACCCAAAGGACTTTCAACCAGCACATCATAATTAAGTTTCACAGATTTCACATTTTCaggaagaacaagtgatgaacaaatatatgaatgtgtagaacccggatcaatcaatgtaaacacacataagccaaataagtgaaatttacCGACAACCACGTCTTGTCCATCTTGATCATCCCTCTGCCTCATAGCATAAGCACGTGCAGTAGCCCTTTGTCCACTAGCTTGATTAGCTCCACTTGTACCTGCTGCTTGGGTGTTTTTAGGTCTTACACCTCTAttagtttgaggaggattaataGAAGGCTTATGAACTGAGCCTTCAGTTCTCAAGGAAGGAGCATTATTAGGATTAGGACAATCCTTCACTTTATGATCAAAGCTCCcacaattgaaacatgcacCAGAAGCTCTCCTGCAAGTACCATAGTGATTCTTTCCACATTGCGAACAAGTAGGAACACGAGGCTTACCTTGGCCATAATTTGGCGTGCTAGCTGTAGAAAAATTTGATCTGTTTTGCTTTTGTTGTGGTGGCTTGTTATCACTACTAGCCTTAGAGTTATCAAACCTTCCCCTTTTTGATGGCCCCCCAAAATCGGTTCTAGGCTTCCGGAATTTGCTTTCATTTCTGCTAGCTTCTTCTTTATCAAGTCGCTCCCAAGTAAATGCAGCAGAcactaacttacaaaagttctcaTGTTACAGGATCGCCACATTCTTTCTAATGGAATCATTTAAACCGTCTTCAAATTTCCTGCActtatctttttcctctttaataatACCCCCAGCATAACGAGAGAGCCTTAGAAACTTCTGTTGGTACTCAGCAATAGACATGCCTCGTTGCCTTAAATTCAAGAACTCCTTTCTCTTTGCATCACAATAAGCAGGTGGAACATACTTCATACGAAATTCCCTAAGGAAATCATCCCAAGTAAGAACAGGAGGTTTTACCTTGGCATTTGGAACACTTACCCACCAATCATAAGCATCCTTCTGTAATAGTGAAATAGCATACTTAAATTTGGCAACATCAGAACATTCCAACTGCTCAAACACCCTCTCCATGCGCTCCAGCCATTGTTCAGCGTCAGTGGGATCAACGGTGCCTTCAAACTCCACTCCacccattttcctcattttctcaaagttaatcacaTTGGGATCATGCATCGCTTCAGCCATGTGGTGGAAGAATTCAGCCATTTGTTGAAAAGGAGGATTCATGGCTTGAGTACCACGGCTCATCTGAGGATGTGAACCCGCTCTTACACCCTGATGGTTTCCCACTTCAGACCCACTAGTGTGGGGAACATATTGATTCGAGAAAGGTTCGCCAACCTCTTCTAGTGCATGAGGCTGGGGCACAGAGTTACCCGACCCTTCACGATCAGCTTCCATAGGTCGGTCAGAAGAAGAGGCCATAACTTAATCCTTCAAAAGGGAAGATCACATTGCGTTAGGGACATGTACATGATGCATGTGCACTCTAAATgcgataaaaatattataaaccatgcaagtgaacaaataatacaaatagAACCTTTTTCGAATGTGAACAAGTATACAAGTAAGTCACAGCAAAAGTCCTAGAACCacaaacctaggctctgataccaataaTTGTAACGACCCTTTCGAAAGGATACTACCACCTAAGCAAGAAAACTAGTTAAATACTTGCGACAATTAAAAGAGATTTACTATGGCCATATTGATTGTAGTTTAATAGAGGGATTAGGTTcataaagggaaaaaattaGATAAGGATGTGCATCTTGTACATTTAAACATTTATGTGATGTCAAATTGATATGGCACGGAGTTTCAACTTATGACGGAAAAACCctcccaaaaataatttaagcaaataaccgatgagcttttcatgcatatattatctTCACACTTAAGGatgaaataatatgaatattaccCATTTCGAAGTACCGAAATCAGCccgttcatgcttcacacaaatattcaaaacaaatagtaaatttgGTATATTGCAAtacttgggcttacacaccccaaaagaacaaaacatataaccATACTTAatttacaacccatggtgacatgatcacattagtcatcgaaatttcatgtaaatatacaacaaaaagatcatgtacaagtcccaaggtttatacaaaatatagatgcctaaatgcaaatgtgatcttccttaaggctctcaaaaattccatctcCAATGGCCCGCTTCATCCATCCACTCGatcattccctacgatagaaacaactatcgctaagcatatagcttagtggtgcaaAACTATAGTTTTGGAGCCATCCGATTCACAAAAcaactttctcaagtcatgagcaacataattgaacataattaataaatcaagtaaacaatatataaagagtatcaagttcgatatttaaagaCCCAATTGTCAAGAACGTTCATAGcatcattttccaagagattcaacaacaaggctcgcccaatatgtacatcatgtcttcacaccaagcacaaacaagtatcaagaagggtcgacgccctatatcaagaagggtcaaagcccaataatcaagagaaccaagaaccatattaaaaatgcctttctaattcgtacttaaaatggacaacatccatacttaagacgaactaaaaatccagagtcaagatggcaaatgatccgaatcaagaggcatgccaagagtgacaaagtcactgccacaagaaggacaaggtcccaacaagagtgctaagtgatcaaacaatccgtacaagtgggcgagttacacaagcatctttaacttctcaaaggataccaacacaacaatgcaaagtgacaagaggtagccaaggtaccaagatccaatttcaaatatactagaggttaaaagagtgcaagtacaagtttatacacaaacctcggTGCTTTAGCAAGGAAACAGTCCAACCAatgtatcaaggtcctcaacttgttcacgagtatatacaacctttaaaatacaattaaacaacttctttaatccctagaagctcaataatattgatgtaaaataggatcatcatcacaagtaaaATTAGCCTGCACAACACAACAATGCTCCCAAGACAGtgattctggccagcctagtagctcatgtcgcaacttagatttgaaatggaaaacagcaaaactagactttataaccttcatgaaatatgtagatacatctcttagagttgcaaacaaacaagaatcaccgaaaaatgtattttgtacaacaagatatcgtcaaaacactaacagctgTTCATACAGAATTTCAAATTCCAGAATCTGGACaaaacttgtcctatgttgcgtcccatatttcgaatcTATAACAGCTGAATCAGAGTttgacataaacataagagttgtaggtctacgaattatctttccaaatcatatttactcactgtaaactaagttctagaacgagagatatgcataaaacaccaaacactacccagctgaGAAACAGATTtcgtcacttaccaaaaagaagtgtgttcttgaattccagccaaaaaGGGCCAcgttttctcttgtgattttgaagaacaatatGTTAAGCTAAGGTTCTAATGTTCTTAGACTTGAGGGAAATGAATTTAATTGAAGGAggtgtgaaaatatatagttacCAAGGTGATACTTATCAGCTGTACAGATGTCACCAAAAGGGGCTGCCCAAACAAAAAGTTGGCTGCCCAAAAAgcatacatatatatctatatatatatcccttaccttccttttaaagttaaacataattttaattaggATATTACCTAAACACCCCATCACAAATCCTTAAATTACGATAAGAATTTATGCTAAGCAAGTTGGCAATTATCACAacacttcaagttcccaaaatgagactaaaacatattctagtaattaagcaacggtaaatcgacatgagactcttggttagtattttggggtgttacatgcTGTCTTCTGCACCCTTCTCGCCTGCTACAACTTTCTCAATAGTATGTTAAGTGGAACATGTACTTTAGGGTTGTTCTGTGATGAGGTAGGTTAATATCATCACTTGAATCAACTGAGACATTTATGTCCTCCATATAAGATAGCTCGTTGGCTTAAGTTTAATGGAGCAAGACGAAATAAGATGATGAAGTGAAGAGGTCGAAAGAGTGTTGGTAGAAGGGGCTATTGTGGTTTGATATTGTGGTTGTTTTGGTTTTGATCTAATACGTTAAAAAGCGGAAAAGCTttattgctctgataccatgtagaaaTCTCACGTAAGTAtggagaaatcaaggattgtattgataaaaaataatgttgagttACAATGCTCCTTATATAGGTTAAGAGTCTTATTCTAGTTATACTAGGAATCCTACTACAACACAAATATAGTATTTACCTGAGTACTAGTCGACTCCTACACTATACAGTAGCTTAATCGTACATAACTTAGGATTTAGTAGTCTAGTCTTAGTATGACTCTAACTCTAACTCGTCAGCCAGCTTCAATGGACCTGTTCCATCAGGCTTCAGGCTTCCTTCAACAGAAAATACTTACTATTACTATTGATAGCTGAAATCCAAGCTTGCAAGAAGACCCACATCATAATGTTAATGATCCACAGTAAGAGGAGGCAGAATCCTTTGTTCAACCAAAGTGGGAACATAGCTCAGAATGGAAAAGGTTTGATAGAAAGAAGCGAGGAGGCGAAATTAGGAAAGGAAGAGAGTGAGGCGTTTTGTGGGAACCCTATCTTCTAGGGATATGTTTAAGGGATGGGAATCTGATGGGTTGGACTTCTAtgcctttgttttttttttcttttttttcatagtTTCGTTTATTGGATTTGGGCATTAGGCCCAAATTAGTCTTGTGATTTCTTACTTTCCCTCTTTAATAAAAGGCTCGGccaaaatttgaccaaaaaaaatatgacttttCTATAAGGTTATGACTTTTAAGAAAGGTTATATAAGAATAATGATATGTGAGGGCGCCACATAGGCGGACCTAGAATTCTCTTTTAGTATATATAAAGATTTGATGTAGTGCCGTGTGGCCTGATCTTCCCTATTTCTATCATTGAAGACTTGTGAAATTCTAATAGTAAGTCCACCAACACCGTTACCCTAGGTCTGCTTTTATAAATCGTGGCCATGTCCAATTGTCCATATGTAATGATTTGCCCAACAAAATCTTCTATTAATATGAATCATGTTAGTACATGTTTGGCTctgaaaaaaaacaatttgaagTACCTTTAATACCGCATTGTGATGGAATTATCTTTGTCAATTCATTCAATTCTGGACATCTATAcgaaaattttcatattattgcATATTAGGAGTTCTCAATATCATCCAAACATGCAACTTCTGTCTCTGTCGCGACTTGAGTACTGATCCTCCATTGATCAAGATTATTTGTTTTATGGAACAAGATTGATTAGTCTTGTTTTTAGTACTGATGATGCATTCAAAATATGTTTAGATAATTGGCAAGTTAAATTGTTCAATATGAACATCCCCGAGGGCATGAACGAATAGATATCAGTGAATACCATTGTCCTGAAAAACATTTCGAAAATCACTCACGCTAGCCAAAGCTTTGACACTcaactttcaaatataattaatagttTTAGAGATACAAATGCACTTCTTATCTAACACCTTAGTGTTTTGCAAAAATACAGCTACAATAAGAGCAAAATACAACAAGAGGAACACAATAAACCCAAATGTATCTGTCTCCATGCTGGAAAATGTAGTATATGGTCTTAACACCAAATTAAAGTTCATCCTGCAAAACCAGAAGAGTAACTGATGTCACCAAAGGTGTAAGGCACAACAATTCATCTACCAAACCTTAATTATGTTCATCATTTGTTTCAGTAACCTCTGATTTTAAGTAAACTATATTAACATTATAAGTTGTACTGGATATGACTGCAAATTTCAATATTGCTGTAAATCTGCCATTTGTACTTGCGACATAACTAACCAAGGAATCTATCTGTTTAAGAGGATCAACCTTTCAGACAGAAGCCATAAATAGAGTGGTGATATTCATCAAAGTTTAGAACCACATTATGTCTTAAGAAAAAGAATTTCAACTCCATAACAATTTCGAAATATCTTTTTAGAATGAATTAACCATCTTTTGAGACTTTCAATTAGTACACATCTATTGAGACTGCCAGTTAGCCAATGTGAATGCCAGTCATGTAAAGACAATAAGACGTCAACAGAATAAGCCGGGGTGGAATaagtggagaagaagaaaaataagtaCGAGCTTACATGATCGTCATCCATATAATCATGGTGATAGCGCTGGAGAAAAGTGTTAAATCAATAATTAGATATTACAATATCATAACAATGTGAAGCAAaaatgtatcaaattttggGAGGAAACTACTGTAAAACGCatattcaaaaatatgaatatatgagAATACTAACCCTCTTGTATCTGTCCCGGTGTCTGTCCCTACCCCTTTCTCGTCTCCTCCTCTCACCTTCCTCTCTTGATCTTTGAGCTTCCTAAGAATTTCCAATCATTTTAGAACTTATGCATCAGTAAATGAAGGTTAGGTAGAATGTTAGTGATAAGCAAGAACTGTTACCTCTTCCTCTTTTGCTTTTCTCACTTTCTCTGCCTCTTCAAAAGCCTCCTTTTCAGCCTAACAAAATGTTTTAAGAAATTCTTTAAGTACTACCAGAGAAATCAATCTACAAATTACTAGTAAAGGATAGAGGATCAAGTACAGACCTCCCTATGGGAAAACACTTCCTGAATCACTTGTTTTGCATAATCTGGATCATCGCCAATCAGAATGTTATCAAAAATAGAACCAGCCTTTACCTGCACTCCAACATATTACAATCCactttttactatatatattacaaaaatGCTGAGTAAGCTAGTCAGAAAAGACGACATTGCCGAAGAAAAAGATAGTAGACGACATTGCCTAAGAATAAGATAGTCTGTATTACCTGCCAAACTTCAATACCAACATATTTGATTGGCTTCAGCACGTAGAGATCAGGATCATCTTCAAATTCTGAAAACAAAGAGAAAGATCAGGTTTTGTTTTCCGATTTTCTGCTAAAACTTCATAGCAGTGTCACGTGCAGTATGATATGATTGCAAACATTCATTACCTGGATTATCAATCCAGGGGATCTTCCATTTCCCTTTATAATTGGGGTTCTTAATTTTCTgcatcataaaaataaatttttagatATTCCAGTTCTAACTTAAACCATTCATTCTTAATAACTAaccattgaaaaatatttttgcatCATACCTTCCTTTTCCATGCACCCCGGTATGCTGGATTAGGTACTTTGGGTGCCTTCCACATACCATCATCTTCGTCATCCCAGTTAATAGGCTGATCAAAGAAaccaatttttttgatttttaatatatatatcctATGAAAAAgctatatatcaaaaaaaaattgatacttGTAAAGGTAGATGAAAAAGCCTTTCTAGAATGACCATATGACCGAAAAGGAACTCATAGAACCTCAGTCACAATGCAGGTGATGAGCATGGTTTCCATCAATTATGTTCCAGTTGCAAACTAACCTTTTTAGCTTTCCGGTCCGGAATCTCTCTCGGAATAGAATCATATCCCTGGAGTAAAAAGATCCAAATAAGCCACAATCCAAAGCAAATTGATAAAACCTACAGAAACCTAAACGCATACATTATAAATTACCTCAGGTTTGTCATCATTTGGATCTTCTATATATTCCCTATCATCCCAGTCAGTAGGCTATAAAGCAAGGAAAACAAGTGCGGGGTAAAACACCATAGAAGAACCAAAATCTTAACAAAGTAGTAAAGGGATGGAAGGCAGTTAGGTATTCCTGAGTTTCCCAAAATCACCTAACCTCCAGATAGTATACCTTTTTCGCATTTACAGCCTTAATTTTGCGGGGAGGAAGTATGTCCCAGTCTGTGTACATACTTCCAGAATCTCTTTCTCGACCATCAATCCAGATGCTGTATGATGCATCAGGTCTAAGAATGAACGTGTAGAAATGTGTTAATTTGTCTGTTTCACATTCTAATTCCTTCTTGATGGGGTAATTCTGGCCTTGGTAGGAAAGTATAACATGAAGTTTCTTCGTCTGTGTACCACATATATCTGGTCCAAACATAAAACTGCAGCAACACAAAAGATTTGCAAATTTAGATCAGGAAAATAGTTGCAGCTGTCCCCTCTGACATATAAGGAAATTAATTCATCAACCTCACACTACTTTTcgtctttaattatttttagtaaccTATCAATAACTCTTAGAACTAAGATATTCAGTGTACAAATTCCACTCGTGCATATTATGATGAACAAGATATGTGTACCCAACGGGCGATCGTAAACTAATCAGGTCCATAGGTAACACAGCCAGAAAAACAAAGTATTGCGCTGCTAAGGGGTAGTGCTAAGTCACAACATCCTTCATAGGGAAGGGAAAAAACATGCCTATGTCAATCAAAAAATCTCCAGATTATGGGATGTCTTAAAGGGAGAACAATGGAATTTCAGATTCTGAACATAACAAGAAATGACCTGTATGGGGTGTCTCCCCCGAATTTCTTCTGATTGACATATCCAGAGAGAAGCTTTATGTAACCTCCTCCACATTCAATATCCTGCTCAAACTTTATAGAATACTGTACAACCAGTGTT
This genomic window contains:
- the LOC125856827 gene encoding calreticulin-3-like isoform X2; its protein translation is MGCLVVLLLFTLVTCSVCETFFEERFDDGWRNRWVKSEWKSSEGKAGTFKHTAGNWPGDPDDRGLQTTSDAKHFALSAKIPEFSNKNTTLVVQYSIKFEQDIECGGGYIKLLSGYVNQKKFGGDTPYSFMFGPDICGTQTKKLHVILSYQGQNYPIKKELECETDKLTHFYTFILRPDASYSIWIDGRERDSGSMYTDWDILPPRKIKAVNAKKPTDWDDREYIEDPNDDKPEGYDSIPREIPDRKAKKPINWDDEDDGMWKAPKVPNPAYRGAWKRKKIKNPNYKGKWKIPWIDNPEFEDDPDLYVLKPIKYVGIEVWQVKAGSIFDNILIGDDPDYAKQVIQEVFSHREAEKEAFEEAEKVRKAKEEEEAQRSREEGERRRRERGRDRHRDRYKRDEL
- the LOC125856827 gene encoding calreticulin-3-like isoform X1, with translation MGCLVVLLLFTLVTCSVCETFFEERFDDGWRNRWVKSEWKSSEGKAGTFKHTAGNWPGDPDDRGLQTTSDAKHFALSAKIPEFSNKNTTLVVQYSIKFEQDIECGGGYIKLLSGYVNQKKFGGDTPYSFMFGPDICGTQTKKLHVILSYQGQNYPIKKELECETDKLTHFYTFILRPDASYSIWIDGRERDSGSMYTDWDILPPRKIKAVNAKKPTDWDDREYIEDPNDDKPEGYDSIPREIPDRKAKKPINWDDEDDGMWKAPKVPNPAYRGAWKRKKIKNPNYKGKWKIPWIDNPEFEDDPDLYVLKPIKYVGIEVWQVKAGSIFDNILIGDDPDYAKQVIQEVFSHREAEKEAFEEAEKVRKAKEEEEAQRSREEGERRRRERGRDRHRDRYKRRYHHDYMDDDHDEL